From Oryzias melastigma strain HK-1 linkage group LG15, ASM292280v2, whole genome shotgun sequence, one genomic window encodes:
- the LOC112161563 gene encoding 5-hydroxytryptamine receptor 7: MVVVGASNGTFGSGNMRSSFMIDDKVGDGALRGSTNTMISEALAPRLLKIAQGAAEAAAAAAAATSPSTSSQPQVMETNGTRCGELILSYGRVEKVLIGGVLTMLTLSTICGNLLVVISVCFVKKLRQPSNYLIVSLAVADLSVALAVMPFVSITDLIGGQWIFGQFFCNVFIAMDVMCCTASIMSLCVISIDRYLGITKPLTYPVRQNGCCMAKMVLSVWLLSASITLPPLFGWAQNVNDGRVCLISQDFGYTVYSTAVAFYIPMSVMLIMYYRIFRAAKLSAAKHTITGFPRTGDSRAAAPHREGRGGHKAHQLSESGETGSVEGTEAEPEEDLEEEEEESLDCVAAALKLQREVEEECSTRVSRLLKSGEHHQRRKRKNQSIFKREQKAAATLGIVVGAFTFCWLPFFLVSTARPFICGVECSCVPLWLERTLLWLGYANSLINPFIYAFFNRDLRTTYSNLLRCRYRNINRKLSAAGMHEALKLVEKPDAEA, encoded by the exons ATGGTTGTTGTGGGAGCGAGTAACGGAACTTTCGGCAGCGGCAACATGAGGTCGTCCTTCATGATCGACGACAAAGTGGGTGACGGAGCTCTGAGAGGCTCCACCAACACCATGATCTCTGAGGCTCTCGCGCCCCGGCTGCTGAAGATTGCGCAGGGCGCCGcagaggctgcagcagcagcggcagcagccaCTTCTCCGTCCACCTCCAGTCAGCCACAGGTCATGGAGACGAACGGGACGCGCTGCGGCGAGCTGATCCTGAGCTACGGCCGGGTGGAGAAGGTCCTGATCGGCGGAGTCCTCACCATGCTCACGCTCTCCACCATCTGCGGGAACCTGCTGGTGGTCATCTCCGTGTGCTTCGTGAAGAAGCTGCGCCAGCCGTCCAACTACCTGATCGTGTCTCTGGCCGTGGCGGACCTGTCGGTGGCTCTGGCCGTGATGCCGTTCGTGAGCATCACGGACCTGATCGGCGGGCAGTGGATCTTTGGACAGTTCTTCTGTAACGTTTTCATCGCCATGGATGTGATGTGCTGCACCGCGTCCATCATGTCTCTGTGCGTAATCAGCATTGACAG GTATCTGGGGATCACAAAGCCGCTGACGTACCCCGTCCGTCAAAACGGCTGCTGCATGGCCAAGATGGTCCTGTCGGTGTGGCTGCTCTCCGCCTCCATCACCCTCCCCCCTCTGTTCGGCTGGGCCCAGAACGTCAACGACGGCAGAGTGTGCCTCATCAGCCAGGACTTTGGCTACACCGTCTACTCCACGGCCGTGGCGTTCTACATCCCCATGTCGGTGATGCTGATCATGTACTACCGGATCTTCCGAGCGGCCAAACTCAGCGCGGCCAAACACACCATCACCGGGTTCCCCAGGACGGGGGACTCCCGGGCCGCGGCGCCCCATCGAGAGGGACGGGGAGGACACAAAGCTCATCAGCTGTCGGAGTCGGGAGAAACGGGAAGTGTGGAGGGGACGGAGGCTGAGCCGGAGGAggacctggaggaggaggaggaggagagcttGGACTGTGTGGCGGCGGCGCTGAAGCTCCAGcgggaggtggaggaggagtgCAGCACCAGAGTGTCCCGCCTGCTGAAGAGCGGCGAGCATCACCAGCGGCGGAAGAGGAAAAACCAGTCCATCTTCAAGCGGGAGCAGAAGGCGGCGGCCACGCTGGGCATCGTGGTGGGCGCCTTCACCTTCTGCTGGCTGCCGTTCTTCCTGGTGTCCACGGCGCGGCCGTTCATCTGCGGCGTGGAGTGCAGCTGCGTGCCGCTCTGGCTGGAGAGGACGCTGCTGTGGCTCGGTTACGCCAACTCCCTCATCAACCCGTTCATTTACGCCTTTTTCAACCGGGATCTGAGGACCACCTACAGCAACCTGCTGCGCTGCCGCTACAGGAACATTAACCGGAAGCTGTCGGCCGCCGGCATGCACGAGGCTCTGAAGCTGGTGGAGAAGCCCGACGCTGAAGCGTGA